AAGTCCCCTTTTTCCGCTTTCGTGACCGCATTGTCCATATACCTGGGAGTCATGGTACTAAGCGCGATAGTCGACCCCAAAACGATTATCCAGGGCGTAATCGTGAAGGTCGCCGTGATCATGGCTTTGATTAACGGCATCAAGGCGGCTATTCCCACCAAAGGGCTGGCGCGTGGAAGCGCCTGAAAACCCTTCTCCGGCGGAAATCATCGCCTGCTCGAAATGCGGATCGGAGAACCCGGAAGCAAAAAGATTTTGCCCTCATTGCGGTTTTCCCGCGGCTTTGGTTTATAAGCTACCCGTCTCGGCTTGGCAATCGATTGAGCCGGCGATAAAGGCATACGCCATCCTCTTCGGGGTCGACCTCCTTTTCCTATCGCTGAAAATAACCCCGAAAAGCATTCACCTGGAGATCGAAATACTCATCGATCTCCTATTTTATTCGGTCGTCCTATTCGCTGTTTATCCGTTCAGATCGAAGATCTTTTTTTTAAGCAGACGGTTTTTCAATGAATATTATTCGCCATTGAAAATGGTTCCCATGGCCATCCTGACGGGCGCGGGGATTTATCTGTACTTTCAACTAGTCGAAATGCTCGGGGTTTCGACCATAAGTTATCTCGAAAAGACGGATCTCGGGACCCTGAGGATTCCATGGGCCTTCATAAGCACGGTTTTGCTGGCTCCCGTTTTCGAAGAGATCTTCTTCCGGGGGTATCTCTTCCAGAAATTCCGATTGGTATTGAAGCCCGGGCAGACCATCCTTCTGCAAGGACTCCTCTTCGGAATCATCCATTTGAATCCGGCCATGTATATTTCCCACACCATGATGGGGATCCTATATGGTTACTTTCGATATCGGACGAAATCATTGCTGCCCGGCATCGTGTGCCATGTCCTGTGGAATTTTTGCGTGGTCGGGGCCGAATACTGGCGACTCACGCTCAATTAAGGGCGATGAATTAAAAGCGAAGAATTGAAATCGGATTGAAATGGAAACATCCCGGAGGTCGATTATGCAGCGTGTAACCGGAATCGGCGGAATCTTCTTCAGCGCCAAGGACCCCGCTAAACTTCGCGCCTGGTACAAAACCCATCTCGGCATCCCCGTCACGGAATGGGGAGGCGCGGCCTTCCGCTGGGTCGATGCCTCGGGCGCTCCTGCCAATGGCACTACGGCCTGGTCCATCGGGAACGGTTCCAACTTCGCTCCCGGCAAGTCCTTCATGGTGAATTACCGCGTGGCGGACCTGCATGGACTGCTAAAACTGCTGCGGGAAGAAGGCTGCCAGGTGCTCGAAAAGGTGGATGAATCGGAGTACGGGATTTTCGGGTGGGTCATGGACCCGGAGGGAAACAAAGTCGAGCTTTGGCAACCACCGGAAGGCCAATAGTTCGCCGTAAGATGGCTAGCTTTTCAAGCCGTCAGATTCCAACACCCGGAGGTTTGCTATGGATCCCGTAGTTCACTTTGAAATGCCTTTCGAAGATAAGAAGCGCCTATCGTCATTCTACAAGTCCGCCTTCGGCTGGAAGATGGAGGCCATGGGCGAAGACATGGGGAATTACGTCGTGGCGTCCACGACGGAATCCGGGCCGCAAGGTCGTCCGAAAATTCCCGGGACCATCAATGGCGGCTTCTTCCCCAAGAAGCCCGATTGGCCGGCCCAATATCCTTCCGTCGTCATCGGGGTCGGCAGCATCAAGAAAGCCATGCAGAAGATCGCCAAGGCGGGCGGCACGGTATTGGGCGAGCCGATGGCGATTCCCGGCGTCGGGCAATACGTTTCCTTCACGGACACGGAAGGCAACCGCGTAAGCATCCTGGAGCCGCTCCCCATGGGGAAACCGGCGAAAGCAAAGCCGGCGCCCAAGAAAAAAGCGGCCAAGAAAAAGAAAAAGTGATCCCCCGCGGCGACGCCGGTCGCCGCGCTTCGTCCAGCATTCCGTTAGGCGCGCCTTAGTCATTCAAGCCCATTCCATCGAGAATCCGATCCTCGCATTTCTCGATCCTCGCCTCCCGCGTCTGGGATTGCTTGGGCGCCGAGAAATGCAGGAGGTAGCCCCTTTGCCTTCCCGGCGTCAAAGCCTCGAAGGCCCTTTTCAAGGCGGGATCCTTTTCCAGCCGGTTCCGGAATTCCGCGGGGACGGCGTATTCGGTAACCTTTTTCAAGGTCACCTTCAAACCGGCTTTTTCCACGTCGATGGCTTGATGGATATAGGCCTTCAGGGGGGATTGCAGTTTCGTGATCTCCTTGACATCGGTGAAGCGGGCTTGGCGGGCCGCCTGCACGTTCTTCGTTTGTTGGATGAGGATACCCTTGGGATCCTTCATCAAGGCGCCTTTGAAAAAGAGGAGGGCGCAATATTCCTTGAACACGTGGATCAGGACGATGTTGCTACCCTCGAACGTGTAACAGGGACAGCCCCACTTCAGTTCTTCGGCCAGGCCGCAGGCAAGGGCGATCGATCTCAGCTTCCGGATTTCCTTCTGCCACTTTTCCGCCTTGTTGAAATAAAAATCGACCTTTGGATTCATTCTTGATCCACCCTTTATGTACGATGTCCGAAAAAGCCCCGCATAAAACTACCTACGGGATGGCTCACGCGCTCCGCTTTTGAGAGCGGTCTCGCCTGAAAAGCGGAAGGCACCCGTCATGGGAGGATTTAAAATATGGAAAGTGGCAGCATGGGAACGATCGGGTTTCTGGAAACGGGAGCGTCTATGAAATCGATATGGGTCTTCGGTTTGGTTACCGCCGCGATTTTGGCCGGGTGCGACCTGCAAAATGCCGGTAATAAAATCGATTTAAGCGGATGTTGGCAAGTCATCGATACCACCATGGGCGAGGCGCTGTTCGCCGTCGATACGGGGAGCCTGGAATTGGCGCAATCCGGGCAGGCCATAAATGGCTATGTTTCCTGGTCTAAATCGGACTTTGATCCGCCCGATAGCGTGGCAGGGACCCTTGTCGGCAACTCGCTCACCTTGAAGGTCACCGATCTCAAAACC
This sequence is a window from Fibrobacterota bacterium. Protein-coding genes within it:
- a CDS encoding VOC family protein codes for the protein MDPVVHFEMPFEDKKRLSSFYKSAFGWKMEAMGEDMGNYVVASTTESGPQGRPKIPGTINGGFFPKKPDWPAQYPSVVIGVGSIKKAMQKIAKAGGTVLGEPMAIPGVGQYVSFTDTEGNRVSILEPLPMGKPAKAKPAPKKKAAKKKKK
- a CDS encoding CPBP family intramembrane metalloprotease gives rise to the protein MAILTGAGIYLYFQLVEMLGVSTISYLEKTDLGTLRIPWAFISTVLLAPVFEEIFFRGYLFQKFRLVLKPGQTILLQGLLFGIIHLNPAMYISHTMMGILYGYFRYRTKSLLPGIVCHVLWNFCVVGAEYWRLTLN
- a CDS encoding YdeI/OmpD-associated family protein, with translation MNPKVDFYFNKAEKWQKEIRKLRSIALACGLAEELKWGCPCYTFEGSNIVLIHVFKEYCALLFFKGALMKDPKGILIQQTKNVQAARQARFTDVKEITKLQSPLKAYIHQAIDVEKAGLKVTLKKVTEYAVPAEFRNRLEKDPALKRAFEALTPGRQRGYLLHFSAPKQSQTREARIEKCEDRILDGMGLND
- a CDS encoding VOC family protein; protein product: MQRVTGIGGIFFSAKDPAKLRAWYKTHLGIPVTEWGGAAFRWVDASGAPANGTTAWSIGNGSNFAPGKSFMVNYRVADLHGLLKLLREEGCQVLEKVDESEYGIFGWVMDPEGNKVELWQPPEGQ